One Salvelinus sp. IW2-2015 linkage group LG4q.2, ASM291031v2, whole genome shotgun sequence DNA window includes the following coding sequences:
- the dusp23b gene encoding dual specificity protein phosphatase 23 yields MACSPPPNFSWVEPKKLAGLALPRMTAHYQYLLDNGIQHLVCLCEKKPPNYDTVPGVKLHHINIIDFTPPTPEQIQTFLSIVEESNAKGKGVAVHCMHGHGRTGTMLACYLVKTRKISGIDAINEIRRLRHGSIETHDQEKAVVQFYQRIK; encoded by the exons ATGGCCTGTAGTCCACCCCCCAATTTCTCTTGGGTCGAACCTAAAAAGTTGGCAGGACTGGCTCTCCCTCGAATGACTGCCCACTACCAATACCTTCTGGACAATGGCATTCAACACCTGGTCTGCTTGTGTGAGAAAAAACCTCCCAACTATGATACCGTCCCAGGAGTGAAACTACACCACATCAATATAATAGACTTCACCCCACCAACTCCAGAACAAATTCAGACGTTTCTGTCTATTGTGGAGGAATCGAACGCTAAAGGCAAG GGTGTAGCTGTTCACTGTATGCATGGCCATGGGAGGACAGGGACCATGTTGGCCTGCTATCTGGTGAAGACCAGGAAGATCTCAGGCATCGACGCCATCAATGAGATCAGAAGACTACGTCACGGCTCTATTGAGACACACGACCAGGAGAAAGCAGTGGTGCAGTTTTACCAGCGCATTAAATAA
- the LOC111963578 gene encoding guanine nucleotide-binding protein G(I)/G(S)/G(O) subunit gamma-2, translating into MASNNTASIAQARKLVEQLKMEANIDRIKVSKAAADLMSYCEAHAKEDPLLSPVPASENPFREKKFFCAIL; encoded by the exons ATGGCGTCCAACAACACAGCAAGCATCGCCCAGGCCAGGAAACTGGTAGAGCAGCTGAAGATGGAGGCCAACATTGACAGGATAAAG GTGTCCAAAGCAGCAGCAGACTTAATGTCGTACTGCGAAGCCCATGCCAAAGAGGACCCACTCCTGTCGCCGGTGCCCGCATCCGAAAACCCTTTTAGGGAGAAGAAGTTCTTCTGTGCCATCCTGTAA